TCTTGGCGCATCGGCGACAACTCAGTGCCTTCTTCATGTAGCCGGCGTGCCTGATCGTAATCCCGCTCTTGGAGTACCCACAGCTCCGGGAAAATCTCTACAAAGGGAATCTCTCCGGCAAGTCCTGAGGAACGCTGGTTCTTGATCATGCACCGGATGCCGGCCTGCTCAAGCTGCTCCTTGCGCATCTCAACCTCGATCAAGCTCTGAGAGACGAAGACTTGTTTCATCAGCGTACCGTAGGCTTCGCCCGACAGAGAGTCAAGAATTCAGCTCTGCTGCCAAGTCCGCCTTGACCTCAATGCTGACGATGAGAGGAGTTCGCTCTCCTTCCCACTCTCGGCTTGACCTTTGAGCAATACTCGTGTAACCATCGGATACATCATGGGTCGTGAAGAAATTGCTCTCGGCGTCTACCTTCTGCAAACAGCCGGTGACCGGAGGGGTCTTATCGCCGTGGTTCACCGCATCGGGACAAGCTTGTCAGGGGAGTGGTTCTTTCAGTTGCGGTATCTTAGTCGTCCAGCGGGAAGAAGGAACAGACGTGGTTCGGAGTGGAGCGTGAACCTTCGAGAAACAGATCTAGCCCACTTCGACCTGATCGGACCATGGATCTCCGCGCAGGTCTTACTGGCATCGAGCCCACCGTTCGCCAAACTCAAGAAGGAGCCTACGCTTCTGACGTGGAGACGCGGGACCTCACATCCGGACCAGCTTCGGATGTTTGATGGTTGCTGAGGACAGCACCACACAAGGATGTTGATTACTTGTTTGCCCAAGGTTTGGGCTTCATACCGGAGAGATTTCTCGCCCCATGGACGATCGCCAGAATCTGAGCAGACCCTTTCTTCAACCGATAGATCACTCGATAGCTTTGGACAAGGAGCTCACGAATCTTTGGATCGGATGCTTCAGGAACAAGTCGGCCACTTTCAGGGAATGAGGCAAGCCGATCAACCGAGAGGATGAGACGCTCAACGATGGCATCAGCATACTCAGCAGAGTCTCTGGCAATGTAGTCTTGGATATTCTCGAGATCAGAAACGGCGGGCTCAGTCCACTCGATGCGGGTCATTTCTTGAGAAAGCGTTTTCTTACGGCGCCATGCGGCACCACTTTCCCTTCATCTGCCGCCTGAATACCGGCTTCAATCTTCTTCCGGACGTAAATCTCGTACATGATATCGTCCCATGTGGATTTCTCCGGCAACTTCTTCATCATCTCCAGCGCTTGCTTCTTCACTGTTGGCATATGTGCCCTCTCAATACTTGGCCCAAAGTGTAGGCCCCACTTGGCAGAGAGTCAAGAATACCACCCAGCTACGTTGCCGACACCCATCAAGGGTTGAGGTTGGAAACAGGTCGGAGCGGCGGCACAGTTGGGGAGTAACCAAGCTGAGGTGTAAAAGCTTCTGGTTGGTCAGATGCGGGCTTTTCTATCGAGTGCCTGGTGCATTTTCCTTCGCTGCTAGGACAAGATGTAGAAGTGACAGTTCGCGTGGCTCCAACCGGGCGGCGGGGAACAGTCCGGATCAGGGTAGCGAAGAAGCCGGAACGAGTTGCTAGCTAGCCAATTCTCTTAGCCGCT
This Candidatus Nitrospira nitrificans DNA region includes the following protein-coding sequences:
- a CDS encoding putative signal transducing protein → MKQVFVSQSLIEVEMRKEQLEQAGIRCMIKNQRSSGLAGEIPFVEIFPELWVLQERDYDQARRLHEEGTELSPMRQDFWTCSGCGERHEGQFGVCWKCGQEKPSS
- a CDS encoding type II toxin-antitoxin system RelE/ParE family toxin, yielding MTRIEWTEPAVSDLENIQDYIARDSAEYADAIVERLILSVDRLASFPESGRLVPEASDPKIRELLVQSYRVIYRLKKGSAQILAIVHGARNLSGMKPKPWANK